The Scatophagus argus isolate fScaArg1 chromosome 4, fScaArg1.pri, whole genome shotgun sequence DNA window AACAAGCACGCACAGATCGTGCTGTTATGTAATTCGGCGGTTTAGTTGCACTCAGTTTTGAAGTTTGTGGTGAACTTTGAGCTGAAACTCTGCTGGTTTAAATGCGTGTCGTGGGTGTTGGTCTGCAtcagctgtctgtcagtgtcaaaCTCATGACATTGAAGCCTGGCGGCGTGGCTCCTCGGCGGCCGCGCAGGGCAGCGCCGACATCTGGGTCTGTCACCACCCCCTGCAATGCACTGCTGCAGGGTCAACTGCAGTCAGCAGCGGAGGTTTGGGATGAGCACCCACCCAAGACAAACGTCCTCCTGCTTTTGTGGTTTCTCCAGCAGGGGGATGTTTGGAGAAGTTTGGTGCCTTCAGTCCTGTCGCACTGTGTGGTTCAGCTGATCACTCTGAGCCTCCTTGATGATGTTACTGTATTATATTAGTTCATCCTGGTGTAACGGAAGTGCATCAgtgttaaacacacaaaaacatttttgctttcactCCTGAGATCCTCAACTTTCAGGTGGGGTTTATCAGTTTCCTGGAAGGaataaatgatttgtttgtttcagggtTACAACAATTTAATTACTGACTGATCAGCTGATGAATTAATTGATTTCTAGTCTATTAAATGCCCCACAATAGTGAAAATAGctactttctctcctctcagagacaaaggtgatgtcttcaaatcTCCTTTCCTAtgagttttttgttgttatctCTTTGGACACCACAAGTGAGATCTTTTCAGCTTTACTGGACCAAACCGattactgttttttgtttttttttgaacCATGCACCTGTTAACCATCCAGATGGTATGGCCtactgtttgattgtttgtttttttacttaaaatgacaaagtaTTGGAGTTTTTATGCCGTTTTGTTCctgaatttgtattttatttcacagcAGATTTTTAAGCATTACGTTGCGATGATGTCACTTTAATTGATGCTTACCTGCTTATCtgcttactgtgtgtgtgtgtgtgtgtttgcaggcctGGTGAAGATTGCCAGCAGCCTTGGAGTTCGGCTCCTGCCTCCCAGAAAGAAGATCATTGTGATGATACTGGGTAACCACTCTGCGGGGAAGAGCTCCTTCATTAACTGGTAATACATCTGATTGTTAATACAGCACAGTACAGCTGACCCAGGCTGCCTGACAGTCACATGCTTCGCACCGTGTGTGAATGAGAGTTTGGTAACAAGTGCGAAATATCAtcactatcatcatcatcatcatcatcatcatcaccaccaccaccacatgacttttaaaaagtgctttgtAGTTTGAATTAAATGCAGCAGTTTTGCCACGGGATAAATGTGCATTTGAAGGATTCATAAAATTGACAGGAGAAAggtctgctgttgttgttatttctaaTGAAGAGTTGAACGTTTTCACAGAAGCTTTTTGCAGACCAGtctatagaaaataaaaaggggAGAAAATTATTACTTTCCTGGTTCAGTTCCTTTAATTATACTTTTATTCAGTTCCAATGATTCCCAATTCTGGGCTGTTTAGATAAAATCCTAAAATGTTTCCATAATCATACATATTGTGATATAGTACACTGTTTTAGAAGTCATAAATATCCATTTATAGGTAAAATAACTTGATGAAATTATCTAATAACCAGTGAAATCACTGACACTTCATCACTTTAATCCTGATGTCCATAAAGTCCTAATGTTCTGTAAATCCAGTGTTTCCAGATAATCTCATTGATTGTTGATTAATGGCAACAGTGCTGCAGTGGCCCAGTGCAACCAAAGAATTACTGGGAGGTGGATAACTACTCTGTtacaaacagcacagcagctgatttTATATGGTCATATGGTCACAAtgattcttttctttgtcagttaaccttgtgattattttctcattttatggTATAAATAAGCAGCAGATGTTCACTTTTGAGACGACGCAAGCAGCAAATTTAAATAACGAGTCACTTCCCAaatcttttaacatttaaatgactcACTGATGAAGTATTTTGGCTCTACTTACATACTACTACTTATAAACCGCTCCGTCCTGGTGTTGTTCGAGGGAAGGGTTTCCCTGAGTTagttcagcagtgtgttttgaaCGACCTCCACACGAGGAGCTCGGCTGTCGGTCATGCTGACAGTTACTGATCTCACCACCGCGAGGCTGTGGGCGTTTTTAACATCAAGTTGTTGACGTGCAGTTTGTGTTTAAGGGTGAGAGTAAGCAGACGAGTTGGACTGTCTGAACTTGTTGATGTACTGTCATGTTATTTTCCAGAGCTGCTGTTTCGTTAGTTTAAGCAATAActtgactgtttgtttttattttttttctgttgcagcaTTTGTTTGTAGGGGAAATGATGGGATTCTCCTGGAGAGAAAGCACTAGTTTGCATTATTATGATTGTTGTCAAAAAAAGGTTGAGATGTTGAGAAACAGAGTGTGGTGATTTGCttatcctttttgacatatgctcaattgaaaacagcatAAATACAATACGTTTAATGTTTTACCCCATCAACTTCACCACCTTTTTGTAAATCTGTAAATCTTCTCGCAAatcttattttgaatttgatgccagcaagACATTTCAGACAAGCTGGGACGGGGGCAACACATGTTGTGCACGTGACTTGTGATCACCACATGGGCTCATCAGATGGTTGCAAATGATTGTATTCTgtctatatttacattttactcagCATCCCAACTTCTTTGGAGTCAGGGTTGCATTTGACATTGAGGTGTTTATTATCAAGCTTCCTGACATGTTTTTCCACGGCTGGTCCACCTACAGTCGGTCCTCTAACATATGAACTGGCCTTTATTGGTGTTAGTGgtgaaattattaaataatcaCTTGATTAGTTGATAGATCGGCAACAATTTGACggcaaaatgaatgaattgcTTTAGACATTTGTCAAGGAAATTTTATATtattgctgctttatttttattgtaagctgaatatctttggtttttggactgctggtcagaTAAGATAAGGAAACAGATGCTCTTCCATGGAGTCCGCCATGTTTCCACAGATATCAAACACCAGCTTCAGAAAGggccttttgtgttttcagtggcCACCGTTTGTTGGCCTGCAAAGGGATGGCGAGGCGAGGCGAGGGGCAGTCTGCAGCGTCACCGCTCGATGCCAGCAAATCTGACACGCTGGAcctttaaaagacaaacaacatgaTGCCTTTTGGCTTTCATTTCAGGTATGCTGAAGAGCACATACAGAAAACAGGCGTCGCCATTGAAACGCAGGGGTTCACCTTCATCACAAGTGGTCGCAAAAGAGAGTCACTGACGGTAAGAACAGCATGAAGACAGCCAACGTTTCCAGCACTGATGAAGCAGGACTTGATGTTCAGTTTCTGTAAGGGCTGATGAAAAGCCCAGAAACAGAAGAGCTGCTGAATGCTTGAAAAGAGAACCACGATAACTTATGGctcctccagctgtgtgtggcCTGCTTCATTTGAATGCTTCTCTAATTTATTTTCAGATCTTGCCAGCGTTTCATATCCACGCTCAGTTTCCCTCTCAGTTTTGTGAAAGGGggatttttttgaatgtttgacTTCAGTAATGGGAACTGAGGTTGATGAAGGGATATGTTCGATGAATGGAGGGCACTCCCTCAGTCAGTGGTGATTTCTCATTCAGTATGCTGCTCCAATGAGAGGCTctgttgtacacacacacacatacacacacacacacacacaaacacacacacacacacacagaggcatcTTTGCAGCACATAAACAGGCTCAGGAGACACCTgcctctctttcccctctcatcCTTTTCCTCTGCCGCTCTGTTCATTTCCTGCCGTGATGAAGGTGAGGAAGATGAATAATATATTTGCAGTGCTGGACTGCTGAGTGGAAGGATTATCTCCTATGTTCAGGAAAAAGCTAAAAGCGagcacactgagctgcagcacagcagctggtgTAAGACTCGAGTGTGACGTAccgaggagagagagaggactcTGTTGTAGCAAACTGCAGATTCGTCTTCGTCTCATCAGGTTGTTTCTCATGTTGTCCTTTTGACTCTTTCACAGGGGAATGCAACTCTACACCTCTACCCTCACTTTCGACCAATCCTTGAGTTCAAAGGTGAGCCCTTCCTCCCTGTTTTAGCGTCAGCTACGCATGATGGTGCCCTATGTAAAGCGTTAACCACGTTTGCGCTGAAAATGTGGCAGTATTAAAACAGTGTGCCTCAATGCTGTACTTTTCTCTTACTGAAATTAAGTTCATGAATTAGTCATTATGTGCAGATTTGGTGTCTGTATGCAGATTTTCACTCTTTCTAATGTGATATGTCGCTAGAAGAGTTCACTACATGTTTTATGAACCCCTTCTGAGGATAATCACATGAAACGGGCGACTTTGCATCTCCCTGCCTTTGATAATGAAACCAGCATGAAATATATGATGATAAGATCAGCACCGCAGCCTCAATGCACAACAAATTCTCATTGACTTTgactgtaaagtaaaaaaaaaaaaaaaaatcaaattaacattttgaccTTTGCAGTGTGTGCAACGAAGAAATGCATGCGACTGTCTCTTTTCTTACTGATGTTTATTCCTCTGCTGGTATCAAGATGAAGcatcaagagagagagagaacgagtgTTAAAATAGGCTGGAACAACAGGCAGAAGCAGCATGAGGAAGAGTGACCAGGAGATGAATGTAACTATGAGCTGCAGACAGTAATCGCTTCCTTTGAGGTTTAGGATaatgctctgctgtgtgtcccGTGAACATTTCATACTGGAAACCATTAAAGTTGATCGAAGTTTATGTTGCAGATTCAGGTTCAGTAGCTGAATTCTGTAGCTTGGACAGAAATTCTGGCTGTATGTTATTTATACGTTTCTGATTATCACATGTCAGGCTCATCTTTTGTAGTCTGAGGTGCAGTTTAGGTGCTTCACCTTGATGACTCAACGCTGAGTCATAGCTTTGACGtatcagattttctttttaaatcactCGTTTCCCCTCTTATTACATTGATGCTTTTGAGATTACCCTCACATCGAGCAAAGAGACGTAATTGCGTGCAGACGTGCAGAAAGTCTGGGTGTGCCTGCTGTCTGAGTGGGAGCATCAGtgtggagggtgggggtgggggtaatgtatgtgtgtgcgttgaCAGCGAGCGTGCACACAGTGAGGGTTCACTGGGTGCGGACCGGATCGCTCACGGTATGGCGTGTGAGTCACACGCCCCATCGACAGCAGTGCAGTGGAGtcaggaggagctgctgagaaATGTCACAGCCATTCGAGACGGCACAGCCCagactccagcagcagcaacagctctGCAGGCCTGCGGAGCCTCGCAGTACCAACGATCTGCTGCCGGAATACAAGCAGGCTTTTTGTTTGACCTCCATCGCCGCCTCTGGAAATACACTGTATCAGGCATTTGTTTACCTGTCACAGCGACTGAGGATGACTCATCAGAAAAGGCACCATATATCCTTATGTGGGAGTAGCTGCTGATTATACAGTTTGGTCTCCTCTGGGATGTGCTCGGAGACACTtcttaatgttgttttaaacttACATAGAGGATGTTTAACTCTGTCTTTTGTCAAGAGTTTTGACGACATGCTGCATGAGAATTAGTCACAGGTCAAAAGACTTGCTGTTGTTACACCACAGAGACAGGCCGTGTTGTTCATTTGTGTCCTTTAGATATATTTGCACTGCCTCTGGTTTTACCTGTTTGGTTCAACAAGTTATTTTTTAGTCTCCTAGTCAATGCAGCATTATAGCAGCCTGAACAGGATCTCCAGTGTAGGCTTCTCAGTTACAGTCACTTGAGGAACTTAGCACCCATCGGCGAGTATCACCCTCATTTCCTTGAGGAAATCCTGTCTCACAGGAGTTTCTTCAGCTGGAGGGGATAAATATGTCTTTATCAGAgctattttattcatttattttcaaacgGACATGCATAATTGCAAGTCTTCTCTCTTTAGTAGTGCAAaattgcatgcatgtgtctgtttggaACAATCCTGACTAAGTGAAGCATAAAGCAGCAGATCTAACTTGTAGCTGCTTGGCAGTATTTGCACATCTGTGTAATGTTTTCCCGTCACCTTTGGAGCAACGACAATTGCGATGCTGTGGAAATGGATGTTAGGACGTGCAATACGAGGCAGATACATAGATGCTGTGGCCATGCTGATGTAAGAGAAACATGAGGGAATGCTAATGTGTCACAGTAGCAGTGGCCCTGCTCGCTGCAGCACAAGGATGTGATTTGTGCTGGCTGGTAACACCTGCCTCTTCCTATGAAACAGCCTCAGTGTTATccatggactgtgtgtgtggatgtgggtGGGGTTTATCTAGTCAGTTGTGGGGGTATGTCTAAATAGTGATCCTGTTCTTTTGCTCAGAGTCGGGGGTTTGAGGGGGAGGGCTGGTTGTGTTGGAGTATCGTAGCCTCACAGTGCGTTGCCTCACAGTCGTTCTTCACTGGCTAGCTTTATGTCCCACGCCCCATGCTAAAGCTGCCAGTTGAAGAGCTGTTGTGTGTAACCATGACAACCAGACCGCTCCGCAGAGGGGACGGTGAGAAAAATCctgtcaaatgtttttcatgtgttgaAAGTTTTATCTGTGAGGGTGTGGCCATGTGTCTTTGAGTTAAGCCGGACTTCACTGATGCCTCTTCTCCGACGTGTTGATGCACCTAAACGGCTGACATACTTATCTTTATCGACATCACCCTGTGCGTTTTGTCCACTTCATTTACAAATGCAAACTACTTGCAAATGCAAGCTTGCAAGCACAGAAAGTTGACAGCGTTCTTGATCTTTAATGCCACTGGCCTCCCTCAGGTGTTCCAAGTATCGACTGCACTGCGGCTTCCAGCAGCACCATAATAATGTAGTCGTTAGAGGCGACGGCTTCCTGTGGGGActcagtgtattttatttattatcctTGTTACTATGAATCTGTCCTGGAGGAagcacctgtacacacacacagtgtttttatattCCAGGTGTGATGGACTATCTGTCTGCTGAGATCTCCACCTCCAAGCAGAAGAAGTTCAGTCTGGTGACATTTGTGGACACACCAGGTTTGGTGGACGGGGACATGGTCTACCCTTTTGATGTCAACAGCGCCATCACCTGGTTGGGTATGTCTTTGCAGCTTTGCAGTTTAACTGTCAACTCTTAAGCTGTTGTGTCCctaatggatttttatttttgtttgtgcaggagAACAGGCCGATCTGATATTTGTGTTCTTCGACCCAATGGGTCAGGCGCTCTGCAAACGCACACTCAACATTGTGGAGAAGCTGAGTGAGAAATGCGGAGACAAGCTGTTGTTCTACCTCAGCAAGGCCGATGAAGCTGGGAGTGAAACCGACAGACAGGTAAgttaatatttaacttttttaaatcCCAACAGTTCAATCtaaaaccaagaaaacaaaaagacttataaatgtttgtttctgcagaggGTGATGATGCAGATAGTCCAGGAACTTTGTCGCCGTCCAGGTCTCAACAAATGTGGTTTTGAGATGCCGACAATATACATCCCCAACCCACAGAAGGTTAGACTGTTTGCTTTCTGTATGTTCCTGTGACGGTTAAAACTCAAAGCATAAGAGTTTTGTCCTGAATCTCAGCCTGTTAACTGGCCATCAGTTTCACAaggtgaaaacaacaacaaccttcACCAGAATGCAGCAGTTTCCGGTGTTTCATTTAACATATCCAGGTCTGGTCTTTAGTTTGGATTTAAAGCTCTCACCTATCCAGTCACTGATTATACTTGAATGTAAATTTTCCACTCCAGATTCCTTGGTGGGTCTTGGTGGCTGGAACAGGACGATTTATTTTGCAACACGATGACCAGGAGAGTTATCCAGGGGCTAGGGGTTGTAAACCATGGCCTTTGATCAGCCACCTTTGACAGCGGCAGCCCCAGTCCTGACTTATTGCTGCGCCATTTTGTGATTTACAACCACAGAGCTCTACTCCGCGTGGCAGATTTGTGAATCCCTCCCGACATCCAATTTATTTTCGCTGAGCAAGTGCGACCTCACTTCCTGCTGCACATGGCTGTCAGTCAAAACACCCTCAGGATTTGTTGTGCAAGTTTTCAGACCGTCCCTCTTTGAGATGCGCAGCTGTACATGTTTGTACTGTTATTCCAGAATTGATCTGCTTACGGGCCTTTGTCTTGTTTAGCCAAGCCGCTGTGTGAACCAGATCGATGGGGTGTGTCAGACCATCGAGAAGACCATCAACCAGGCCGTGCAGAAGACTTTGGATCAGCTGGAGAAAGATTCTGACCTCATTTGTtccaccatcagcagcagactgGAGAAGGACAggtttgcatgtgttttattgctAAAGCTTATTAACCCGGTTGCAAAATCAACAGTGGTATCTTTAAATGGAAGATTAAATACATCATGTGTATACGATATAGATATGAGTTGCCACTTATACCCACAACAGAAAATATGATATTAAAACCAGATTTCCTCCGCGTGTATGCAGGACTGATGCGACTTACAACAAAAGCGTCCGTCTTCACTCATTCTTGTGTGGGGCTCTGGGTGTTGTCCTTCCCACCTTCTTAATCCTCAGTTTTATTGCTAACACCTTCTCCAAAGAGCAGCTGGATGAGCTGTTGGGTGAAGGACCAGCTCGGTTTGTCTCCGTCTTGACCGTAAGTCCCGAGAGTCACGGATTATTAGAATTTTACCCCAGATTTTACTAATTTTTCTCAAAAGTGTGCTTGTTTCTTTGAGTGTCTTTTCAACTTGTGTTTCACAGGGAATCGTGATGTATTTATGGGACTGGATACCAGAAGATGGACAAGTTGTGTTTGTGATCCTTTTCGGAGCTTTTTGCTACCTCCTGCTTTTACTAGCCAAATATTTTGCACGGTAAGTGTTACAAGTACAACACAAGCATGTACACGCACGCAGAGCTGAAACAGTCCACTGGTTCATCAATTAGTCAATGGACAAAACATTAATCTGCAGCCATTTGAAAAATcgctttgtttttaaagtcaTTACTTCAGACAAAAAGTCCAAAACTCACTGGTTCCACCTTCTCAGTTATAAAGAtttttttgcttctctgttTTAAATCAGTGAGACTCTGACTCTAATTGGATTTTAGGAGTTTAAGAAGGATGGCCtattcactgttttctgatttgGATAGTATTTGATAGCATAATC harbors:
- the si:dkey-98f17.5 gene encoding uncharacterized protein si:dkey-98f17.5, translating into MSGRKPRSVANPLESAITTPSERILKECHSLYVDSENGLVKIASSLGVRLLPPRKKIIVMILGNHSAGKSSFINWYAEEHIQKTGVAIETQGFTFITSGRKRESLTGNATLHLYPHFRPILEFKGVMDYLSAEISTSKQKKFSLVTFVDTPGLVDGDMVYPFDVNSAITWLGEQADLIFVFFDPMGQALCKRTLNIVEKLSEKCGDKLLFYLSKADEAGSETDRQRVMMQIVQELCRRPGLNKCGFEMPTIYIPNPQKPSRCVNQIDGVCQTIEKTINQAVQKTLDQLEKDSDLICSTISSRLEKDRTDATYNKSVRLHSFLCGALGVVLPTFLILSFIANTFSKEQLDELLGEGPARFVSVLTGIVMYLWDWIPEDGQVVFVILFGAFCYLLLLLAKYFARQGNKTLTKKEKRTMAEYHDYIQEIVKSKKAKLYEWYLQQCAAEYDF